Part of the Acidobacteriota bacterium genome, GCGCGGCCACCGAAGACGCTGATCAGCGGATCGGCCGTCGGCTACTACGGCGCGCGCGGCGACGAGCTCGTGACCGAACGCACACCCGCCGGCACCGACTTCCTGGCCGAGCTTTGCATTGACTGGGAACAGGAGGCCCGCGCCGGGGAGCTGGCCGAGACCCGCCTCGCCATCGTACGCTCGGGCGTGGTGCTCGGCGCCGATGGTGGCGCGCTCAAGAAGATGATCCTGCCCTTCAAGCTGGGCCTGGGTGCCACGCTCGGCTCGGGCCAGCAGTACATGCCGTGGATTCACGTGGACGACTGGGTGGCACTGGTCGCCTGGCTGATTGCCACGGATCGGGCGGCTGGCGCCTTCAACGCCACCGCGCCGACGCCCGTCACGAACCGCGAGTTCACGCGGACGCTGGCACGCGTGGTGCGGCGGCCCGCCGTCTTTCAAGCGCCCGCGTTCGTCTTACGGATAGGCCTCGGCGAGATGGCGGACATGTTGCTCACCGGCCAGCGCGTGCTGCCGGCCGCCGCCGAGGAGCTGGGCTTTCGGTTTGCCCATCGTGAACTTGAACCTGCACTTCGGAGCCTGGACCTATGAGATACGCGTTTGTCATCGTTGCCCTGTCCCTCGCGACCCTCTCGGCGCAGTCTTCGGACGAAGCGCGGCGCATTTCAGATTCGATCATCGTGCTCGACGAGATCATGGCGGCGGCCGACAAG contains:
- a CDS encoding TIGR01777 family oxidoreductase; translation: MMTVVLAGGSGFLGSKLRAHLELGGHRVLTLTRSPRPDRPDDIAWQPDGSGGELARHLEGIDAVVNLAGENIAGTFWSPARKAKLRDSRLLATRTIARAISACARPPKTLISGSAVGYYGARGDELVTERTPAGTDFLAELCIDWEQEARAGELAETRLAIVRSGVVLGADGGALKKMILPFKLGLGATLGSGQQYMPWIHVDDWVALVAWLIATDRAAGAFNATAPTPVTNREFTRTLARVVRRPAVFQAPAFVLRIGLGEMADMLLTGQRVLPAAAEELGFRFAHRELEPALRSLDL